Below is a genomic region from Zea mays cultivar B73 chromosome 9, Zm-B73-REFERENCE-NAM-5.0, whole genome shotgun sequence.
ctcgtttgaattttttcacgagctgagctaacatcctagctcggttcgttaatgagccagctcggttcgttaacgagccagctcgcgagctaaacgagctaccatattccagcaaaacgaaattatatgcatatcatttacaaaataattgatgaacatgttatatatatgtgaggtgtttatggcctatgaattaaactaatgattaatgaactatgtctatgtgttaatttggtttatgcaaatataattatgggttaaactgatgagcatctatgtgaattgtgaattaatgagtgatgGATTGTGCTAATTTAGTGTTATattgacgtggtttgtgaaactatgagtataattactattttctattgttaaattagtttgaaattaactaaaaaataattattatatacattttattttttttctgctctggctcgcgagcttggctcgttaccttaacgagctgagccgagctggctcgttagcttaacgagctagctcgaactcggacgagccgagctggctcgttatccacccctagTCAGATCCTACTATAATCTGATGCTTAAATTTTAtaatgtaaaatttagagcctatTTGATGCTTAAATTTTAtaatgtaaaatttagagcctatTACCACCTCTAGTCGCAGCACTTCCAACTATTTCAAACCTTTTTTATCTTGAAACAACTAAAAACTTGTTATTATTAGAATCTTCAGCCGGAGACCTTTCGTGGCAGTGCATGGGAAAACCAAATAAAGGACAACCGCACCGGCGTCCTGCTTTACCAGCATATCACACGCTATACGCTATGCATAGGACCAGCAGGCAAAGCTCGCAATCAAACACCGTTAAACAAAATTACACAGGCACCCAGCTctacaaaaaaaaacaaaaaaagctTATTATATGCTGTACGAAAGCATAGCAAGCTTCACAATCACATTGACGCATCTTTGGGCCACACCCACACCGCCACACGGAGCCTCAAGGGAAAATCCATATTGTGGGTGATATAAACACTATTCATCGAATCACAGCAAGTTAGACTGTAGAGTGTAGACTAATTAATTGACATAATTGTTCAATACAACAATACAACAGCATATGAACGAAAATCGATAATATACACTAAACAAGGGTAGTTATTGCAAAATTGTTTCTCCAAAACTACAAAAGATGGTAAAGCTTACATGCCCATACTGGACAGCTAGGCCAAGCTGACATAAGTGCTGCCTTCAGGTATTCATGATTGTTCTCAGCTAGCCTCAGTTCAGAGCTGGCCGTCCTGCTTAAAGCTTACCTTTGGGGTTCTTTGCACTGGAACGtctgcatgtcctcatcaattggaAGAACAGGGACCATTTACTTCACAGATAGTGGGACCAATGGAACTTAGTACCATGAGATTCAGTCTGGCAAAAAGCAAGTATCTACACTCAAAATGCCGGGTAAAGCAGAGTTACTGATGGAGGACAATCTGTCCTCCTGCCAGCAAGGGAGTAGTATGCCAGAATCTGTCTCTTATGCTCTGGGCAAGGTTCATCTTGATCTGGAACAATATACTCAATGTTCCAGAAGGGGCGTACCATTGCCATAATATCAGTTCCAGTTGGAGATGACCTGAATCCTTGTACCCACAGATACCTCAGTGACTTAAGCTGTAGTGCAGCCAAAGCTAAAGCATGCTCACTAAAGAGACAACCCCTCACCTCCAGTTTTTGCAAGCTTGGGCAGCCTTTTGATAATTGTATGATTCCATTATCAGATTCACCAACATTACCAAGCAACATATAACGAATACTCTTACTAAATTCTCCAACATAGCCAAGACCAACATCAGATAGGGCCCCAGGTCTCACATAAAATGCAAACCTCCGTAGTTTGGTGCAACCTCTAAGCAAAGCACGAACCCCATTGTCCAGTGGCAATTCGGTTATATGTGCTTCTCTATCAAGGAGGACAAGGCGGAAGTCATTAAGATTTTTGCTGCATGTACCAACTGCCTCTAAAGCTGCATTTGTAATGTCTGATACATGTATCGCCCAGTATGTCAACTCAGGGCAGCCTTGGGCTATAGCCATCAACCCCACCTGTGAAATCCTACCTTGTTCATCCTCAagacctccttgatcatcatctccTCTCTCTACTCTGAGCCTATGCAATTTCTTGCAGGTCTGTGCAACAACTTGTAGTCCACGATCCCCTATGACATCCCTCACCTGTTTTTCCCAGCAGAAAAAAGAACATCAATGCAGTTTACAACTTATAAAGCAGGAAAGATAAAGGCATCCACAAGAATGTTCCAAAATACCTCTAAGGTTTCCAGATTGGAGCAGCGTTGAACTATCTGACAATGATCCTCTGTGGAAAGGAATGTAAACTGAAGGTCTAACTTCTTAAGTGCAGTAGCATATGGAAACAGTATTTGCATATCATTTGTTCCCATGTAGAGCAAACTCAAGTGGTGCAGTGAAGGAGGAAAATAGTAGTTCTCATAATTTCTACTTGCCACAGGTTGACCCTGCTCTTCAAAGGAACCACCAGCGAACTCTTGTAGTGTTTGTGCAGTTCGGAACAAACTGACCAGATCGGGCATGAAACATTCACTAATcttcagagttttcaatcgttgacAGTTGCGCACAAGGAGGGTAAGATACTCTGGGGATGCCCTGAGATCTGTTAGAAAGAAATTCAGTGTCTCAAGAACAGAATTGCTCGTAGCAAGCTCACGGatccactcatcattttctttctCATCAATTGTGCTTTCTTCCAGGAAAAGTGTTTCCAGTTTCCTGTACATGACAAGAGGCATGGCAGGGTCAATGCAGAGCCAAATCTAGGATGTAGGTTTTGCTAATAAAATCTACAGCCCTCATGACATGGTCTATTTCTATCACACTTGAGCTCCACCTAGCAAAGATGTCAAATATAGAAAGCCACAACAAATGGAATTAAAATTTCATCATTTCCTAATTCCTGCTGCAAAGCTAGAATTATCTAGCGGTGATTCATAAATGTTTTCATGTTTAGAAACATAAACAAAGGCACAATTAAATGAACCGTTTCCCTTTTCTTGGGATGGGAAAAAACATTATCCACCCACCCTTCAGCAAACATCTCATCATAAATCCGTGACTTAATTAAACCTTAAATTACTTTTGAAGAGAAGAACAGGAAACCTAGACGAGCCTTAGTAATAATTAGTTAATTACAGAAGGACAGGAGATTTTACCTGCAGGAACGGGCGACGAGTGCGATGGAGGGAGTGGAGAAGCCGGAGCAGCGGTCGAGCTTCAGCGCGACGAGCATGTGCGCCTTGGCACGCACAAGGATGTTGATATCTTCGTTGGATACTATCATCCTGCGCAGGTGGAGCTTCTTGAGGAAGTGGAAGGTGGCCGAGAGCTGTCGGATCCAAGGCGACGCAGACCCGCCCCAGTCGTCGGAGATGAGGTTGAACATGGACGCGCGGGGCTTCGCTTTGAGCTTGAGTGACTCGAGGCACGGGAAGCGCCGGAACAGGCGCTCGGGTGTTGTGGAGTAGGCCATGGCGACCGTGACGTGCTTGCGGCTGAGCGCGTCGACGCGGCACCAGTGTCGGCACACCAGCGAGATGGCGTCGCGGTCCCAGGGATCCTCCACGTACCCCATCACTAGCCCCAGCGCCGTGTCCGGGATCCCAAAGCTCAGCACCCGCCCCAGCCGCCGCTCCCCGCCCTCGGCCTCGCCGCCCATCGTGCCAGCCAAGCCGGCTACCGATTGCCGCCAGCCGATCTGTTTCCCTCCTCGCCCTCTTTTGGATTTGTACGGGGTGGAGACGGGGTGTGGTGATGCGGTGGACTGGAGGAGGAAGGGGAAAGGGAAGGTTGGGAAATTTAGGGGTTCCGGTCGGGCCGAGGTAGACGGTGGAACCTTTTCTCCGGACGGTGTGCGGCTGCGCGAGGCGAGCGGCCACCCGCGTCACTGAGCAGTGGATGTCCAGCAATAGGCGACGGCGCGACGCGCCCGCCAGGGTTGAAAACGGACCAAAAAAATCACATCCCGATCCGTACCGTTTTCTATATTTGACCCGACTATTTCTGTATTTACGAAAAAATATAGAAACGAGACAGAAACGAGAGAGAACTTATTCCGTCCGTTTTTACGGGATCCCGTTTTTTCCGGATTGAACCCGTATTTATTCGGTATTTAACAAACATGGGACGAACCTAATATGCATTATTATATAAACTAAATCCTCGTGTATTTAGGTGACAAATTATAGCACAATTGGCCATTGTAACCACCAgcttttttcaaatgacaagtgatttaaagtcttaaacaacatcggatgtagctaaatgtacacatttagcaaccaaacaacaataGAATGTTGCATCTCTATATTAtttgttttatgttattattctgtCAATCAATCACTAGTCAAATATCAATaatatttctatttgtattaaatTATAAGTTTTCGTTAGTATTTCTGTTTCCGTTCGTTTTCGCAATTCCGTTTATCCCGCTCCCGTTTCCGTTCCCGACTATTCCGGACCCGATACCGTTTTCGATGATAAAATGCGGATATGGAAACGGGAGAGGGgtttttccgtccgttttcatccCTGCGCCCGCCCCGCCTGACGGGGCTTGGGTCATGGATATTTTCTTTTCACCGAAGGCATTAGGATAACCCTACCCCGTACTCCATCCTCTGTTGGtctatttatgtgctatattCCTATGTTAGTATTATATTATTCTCACCAGCGGACATATTAGTTTAGGTCACTCTTTGAAGCTATAAAAAGGATCCTAAACTGGCCATTTAAAGTGTGTGAGAGCAGGAGGATTTGAGTTTGAGTGGGACAAATCAAATTAAGGAGGGTTGTTAGAAGGtattttatattatttatatggtGATTAGCTAAGAAAATTAGTAGCTCCTATGGAATTTGGGGAGGATTAGGGGGGACATTGCCCCCCTCTGTCCCTCCCTGGAATCACTACTGTGTGAGAGCTGAGAAACATATCAAGAAATACGATGCTCATTTATAGTAGCCTTATGCACCCAAGTGTCCAAAAAATCACTTGGTGATTAAGTATGTGCTATATGAAGTGCTTAAGTTAAGCACCACTTATCGCACTTTCTCTAGATTTAGGCCTAGTGTTTGAGTAAGGTCATAGCACCTCTTATTCCTTAGTGCTTGTGTGCACCATTGTAATAAGTTATATTGGAGGGGCTTATAGTTTTGCAAGATCACACCAACTACGTTTGTGGTATGGCTACCACTGTGTATAGAAACAAGCAAGGCTCATGGTGTTTTGTTCGAAAACTCGGTAGTGAAGATAATGGAGAGCATTTGGGACATGCCACACCGAAGCACTACTTGCATGTGCAGAAGGTTTAAGGCTATCTATAGATTTACCTGGCTGAGAGCTTAGCCATCGAGTGGGCATCCTTGGGAGGGTTCTAACAAGGACTAGAGGAAAACTTGCATCCTTCTCAATACTCCGACAAAAATACTAGATACAATGTGAGTTTGTATCTATATCGTACTTAGGTTTCACATTTTTTGTGTATTTTGGTTGTGTGCTCTACCTTCCTAGCTTAGTTTGATAGCTCGTTGATAGGTTTGGAATCTAGATTGCATAACTCTTTGGGCAGGGATGGCAATGGAGAATTCCCCGTCAGAGAATAgttccccatccccgtccccacGATAAAAAATTTTCCCACGGAGATCTCCACGAACGCTCGTGGGGGACATTTCTTCACATCACTGTTCCCCGTGGGGATAAATCACCGACGAGGATCTCCGTCCccgtttaaattataattagaacATACTTCCTTTGTCATTAATGCATACCTTGCCACTTATATGCATTGTCAGATGTAAGAAATCATTATATGTACATCAAAATTGAACATATTTATATAATGAGTGATCTCTTGAtaagataattatttatttttatcattaactattacatgGAAATGTCGTTGCGTGCAAGTTTAATGGGTCCCCGCGATAAACGGTGATGTGGAATGCTTCCCCGTTTATCCGTTGAGGAAGAATTTTTTTCCCATTTATATCCTCGTGGGGGAAGGAACTTGAACCTTCTgccctaagggctagtttgggagcgaGAAAACCGGAAAGGATTGGAGGGGCTATAATCCTcttcttattcaaaattgaataagaaaagaattttagcccctccaatccccttCGGTTTTGTGGCTCTTAAACTAGCCCTAATAGATGAATTCCCTACGGGGAATCGAGGATTGAGTCCTCATTGCCATCTCTATCTTTTGGGTAGAGATAATAACACTTTATAACTGTAGTTACACATAAGATAGTTTATTTGTTGCATGAGTTTTGGCTAGGCAAAAATAGAGGTCTTAGTTGATAAAATAGGTCGACTAACTTATCCTTCTCTTAGGCGTCATAGTTTTTTAATATACAATTTGTGTTCATACAACTTTGATCTTATAGTGTAGTAGAATCTGGTGTTCATGTCATTTGTTGAATTCGATGAACCTTCTGTGAGGCTGCGGTTTAAATATTGCATGTATAAGTACTACTAATATCTTTAATCCTTGACGCTAGAGTGAGTGAAAGATAGGAAGAAAGTGATGCAGATCTAGGGTAACTTTGGTTGTGTGTGGTCTTGGCATTGGGTCAGGAGAGCAATCACAACCCTTATGTTGTCTCCAATAGCTACCCTATCTTATTctttattttaaacttcactctgcAAACAGTGTCATCTACAATATAAATACCCTATTTTACGTGATCTTCTATGGACAACCTTATTGTGGAGAAATGAATGACACCACATGGATGGAGTATTTAGCACATAGATCATTGCGAATTAGGTGGCAAAAAGGTGAAGTAAAGTACAAAGGATAATATGTAGTAGTGTGTCATTATTATGAGTTGTAAACTTTAAGTATCACATTAGTTGACATCTTTTATTTTCAATTTCAATAGGAGGTCATTGGAAATGGAAAGtaaaattaaaataaaataaGCTTATGTTATACTGAGAATACTCATCACTGGGTTAAATGGTAACTAGTTGATTTACTGTTACATACAAGGGCTCGTAGTTGATTTCTCTTCTAGGTGGTGTGTAATGAATTGACAATGTCACTACATCCACCGATGAATAAGATTATCAACACCATAATATTTGTTTGTTTTATGTTAGACTAGATGGTTGTAAAAATAGTCTATTAGAAGCATGTTAATAGTGAGTTATTATTGTAATGAGCATGGTCTCTAAGCTATGAATTTTGTGATGTTGACATGTTGTGGTTGAATAACAATATAGTCATCATGACTAACACATTTATAAAAAATAACATATATAGGGGTTATTAGGTCTAAAATGCATTTAACATGTCGTATCACAGAATTGGTATCTTTCCACATGAAAGTTACTCTACATTCAATCTACCCTAACCGACATACATTGAGAGAGATCGGTGCGCTAAACAATCTTGACATATAGATGTTGCTACATCAAAGTGATAAGATTTTAAACTCATGGTATTACATATGTGAATGGTGGGAGTCATACATTTTTTAATAATTAGTATGCTATTTTTATAATCGGACGTGTCGTGGCACTATACTATAGAGACCAATGACATACACTACCCTTGTAAGTCTCGTTAGGTATCAAAGTTCATACAAATCTAAAGCGAGACATATTCTATTGAGGGTCTGTTTAGAATCGGGAGCTAAAGCAAACTTACTAATGGTCTATTTGGATCCTAGGAGCTTAAGAAAAAGTGACTAAAGATTAGTGAAAAAGATCCCAACAGAAAGAGTTAAAATTGACTAAAAGACAATTTTAGTCACTTTTAGCTTCTAAGGAGGAGCTAAAATTAATTTAATTTGCTTTAGATCTTGATCCAAATAggccctaaattataactcctctTTAGAAGGTAAAAGTGGCTAAAAGTGTATCTTTTCAATATTTTAGTCACTTTTAGCTCCTAAAGTAACTAAATTTGATTGTGGTATTTAGAGTATGTAAATGAAGTATAATAAGGCTATTCTCAGTCCAAAATATAATACTTCAATATCAAAATATGTCACATGAAATACAAAGTATGATACTGCTAGGAAGATATACCCTTCACAATATGTAGTATCTAGCAAATAGTTTGGACACGACATCACACCAATTTAAACTATTTAATTGGTGTGATGTCGTGTCTACGAGAGTGGACCCGAACATTATTTTTTTGTGCCACAACCTAAGATCTCGTGTCAAAGCAGTATCTTATATAAGATATACCACTTTTTCTTCCTTCTATTAAATGTCTTGCCACATCAGCAAAAAATCTTATGTGGTGTTTTATTAATGACTACTATCGATTGGCAATAGCCTAATTGCTAGTACTAGGCAGGCTGTACGTTTAGCCATGTCATAACATAACAATCCTAGCTGAATCACAGAAACCGAAGAGGAAACGTCTGCTTTTAGCCTTGGTGTGGTGGCCGACATTTTCCGGGGCCCCTTCCTCCTAGGGCTGAGCATTTCAAACCCGTGAACCGAAtccgaaccgaacccgaacccgaatagaTCGAATTGGTCGGTTTTTCGGGTTTCGGTTTTCGGGTTCGGTTCACAGATCATATCTATTCGGTTATCGGGTT
It encodes:
- the LOC103638597 gene encoding coronatine-insensitive protein homolog 2 gives rise to the protein MGGEAEGGERRLGRVLSFGIPDTALGLVMGYVEDPWDRDAISLVCRHWCRVDALSRKHVTVAMAYSTTPERLFRRFPCLESLKLKAKPRASMFNLISDDWGGSASPWIRQLSATFHFLKKLHLRRMIVSNEDINILVRAKAHMLVALKLDRCSGFSTPSIALVARSCRKLETLFLEESTIDEKENDEWIRELATSNSVLETLNFFLTDLRASPEYLTLLVRNCQRLKTLKISECFMPDLVSLFRTAQTLQEFAGGSFEEQGQPVASRNYENYYFPPSLHHLSLLYMGTNDMQILFPYATALKKLDLQFTFLSTEDHCQIVQRCSNLETLEVRDVIGDRGLQVVAQTCKKLHRLRVERGDDDQGGLEDEQGRISQVGLMAIAQGCPELTYWAIHVSDITNAALEAVGTCSKNLNDFRLVLLDREAHITELPLDNGVRALLRGCTKLRRFAFYVRPGALSDVGLGYVGEFSKSIRYMLLGNVGESDNGIIQLSKGCPSLQKLEVRGCLFSEHALALAALQLKSLRYLWVQGFRSSPTGTDIMAMVRPFWNIEYIVPDQDEPCPEHKRQILAYYSLAGRRTDCPPSVTLLYPAF